From Anopheles funestus chromosome 3RL, idAnoFuneDA-416_04, whole genome shotgun sequence, a single genomic window includes:
- the LOC125768332 gene encoding tyrosine-protein kinase receptor isoform X2 yields MAPVSENRTVCSRSVRFRSNVLLLGTCLTVSVWLIFAPAVHGQRPLGNSTFGASHNSSGVINVHPVLTTSTTSTEAPRSMFPASASGFEDSFEDDSSDLEEHDHDEHEHHHHEHGSVGHSSGSGGPGGGGGIGAFPQPNEMNAGASRNGGHDGAPIGSRQPGSRLINPYFPTPASTQGGSKTTEPQNVRQFNPARPGRGRKQSSINVLHKMNKASTNMNGLDSGGEPISYGSTTHRRGQTVHHAGANAYGQENAGERGTSGGASGTPDRTDARGSNVQQGGRGAVAYGNRGRSDPGRGVGVVLQSPGYSMGGSSYSRQGDDPLRTLRARYNEERYHNSVPDQGSEMDEILGMKCNFETECAWTWDENDQHGFQVVTGMNLTESNRTGLMPGPGADPAHNANGHFLHLRLTQDSQPQILTSPVFGATKENCYLEVFTHQSAMHHGSIRIVIETIGNQESSWVPAEIMGNDLRRWQLNTFRIDRISKDFKVLFEVVPNKIGGQARGHVSIDNLRMVQCFPDSISTNNCSYSQVQCTASKVPVCIKTPKICDITVDCDDSEDETLNCDKIPFGGRCDFEFGWCGWQNYGNVILSWARHTGPTPTEKTGPDMDHTHENSNVTGYYMLVNMNQHVNDSEKRTLVGLASNAIMNSVVFNPPPLVHTNASSPYRNSCVVRFYVHQYGMNPGSINLSSVEIREKENFTTTLWWSSKNLGEDWVRVDIILPNVTTKYYLQFEARMGMRIYSDVAIDDFSLSPECFGLNIPAEHLQGYNYWDPRIGGAKQPHKDFAGKSFLELNTCGAKGQYGPTPADCLSSYNNTEALSAVHVIDSHPFKGIQAWKVPNEGYYTIIAKGAGGGLGSGGVGSSRGAMVLSVLELHKDEEIYILVGQSGEHACIKSMGYRDESCEMRNKQLNMDTWMHSKTQQVKNTIIEEGAGGGGGGTYVFLLNSANTAVPLLVAGGGGGLGVGRYLDDDIQHGKKYLSYKKDVSGTAHGELNRQAGPGGGWRAQADMGLQAHYGASLLEGGRGGMPCYTQRGTHGQGGFGGGGGGCDTGGGGGGYSGGDTMINSTNGEGGSSFMASKRNVPELSMEFSGANGGHGAVLIIPAIQGCGCDYRCVALDEYRATVGCICPDGWTLKPDNYTACELPTETVEMKYLIMFFVVVVLVLCAALASLILILYNRYQRKRQAALRHKMLLEQDLQLSRLRSTADDSALTNFNPNYGCDGILNGNVDVKSLPQVARESLRLVKALGQGAFGEVYQGLYRHRDGDAVEMPVAVKTLPEMSTGQAESDFLMEAAIMAKFNHPNIVHLIGVCFDRHPRFIVLELLAGGDLKNFLREGRNKPERPSPLTMKDLIFCALDVAKGCRYMESKRFIHRDIAARNCLLSSKGPGRVVKIADFGMARDIYRSDYYRKGGKAMLPIKWMPPEAFLDGIFTSKTDVWSFGVLLWEVFSLGLMPYTGLPNRDVMQLVTGGGRLDAPQGCPMAVYRIMADCWNPTPEERPSFSNLLERLTTCTQDPEVMNAPLPSFFRPPSNERDTTIMRPPGNDDFCLQVPNSSDYLIPLPGPRSVAERLLSEATGVTIPDTLMTCTPPKNASPRIVNGHTVMVSNALVGHGAPQQQPLTTVTDGACWETSFIRKHPGQACPAGVPLPPPPVLDPAEAVLPPNGPSMVPPVPDVADKLISLDTPQQTPTAIQPPISFSNPVIGELGDGSPPGQTNGGPMTNGNGHNHGPPMVESPMETAKLLSSIPPPITLDPAALSMQQNHVVGTSYANIRMMSNANGNGANHNHSNHNNNNHGDHGVIVDKLTGTGGIVMTGLTGYSNGPTGNGGVNGGNGGGNGVNHSTNGHHGHGHGGNGSNGGSDKGSIGAGQDPSRQAAPFTIQTFSERYISPENHSEISC; encoded by the exons ATGGCGCCCGTGAGTGAAAACCGTACCGTGTGCTCACGTAGTGTGCGGTTTCGCTCGAACGTGCTACTACTGGGGACGTGTCTAACGGTTAGCGTTTGGTTGATCTTTGCACCAGCCGTGCACGGACAGCGCCCGCTTGGTAACTCTACCTTCGGGGCGTCACACAACTCGTCCGGCGTCATTAACGTCCATCCGGTGCTGACCACCAGTACCACTTCCACCGAGGCACCACGCTCCATGTTTCCCGCGTCTGCGTCCGGGTTTGAGGATTCGTTCGAGGACGATAGCTCCGATCTGGAGGAGCACGATCACGATGAGCacgagcatcatcatcacgagCATGGTAGCGTTGGACACAGTAGCGGCAGTGGTGgtcctggtggtggtggaggcaTCGGTGCCTTTCCACAGCCGAATGAAATGAATGCCGGTGCGAGCCGGAACGGGGGCCACGATGGAGCACCGATCGGTTCCCGGCAACCGGGCAGCCGACTGATCAATCCCTACTTTCCGACGCCCGCCTCCACGCAGGGTGGCTCCAAGACGACCGAACCCCAGAACGTTCGACAGTTCAATCCGGCCCGGCCCGGTAGGGGACGCAAACAGTCCTCGATCAACGTGTTGCACAAGATGAACAAAGCTTCCACCAACATGAACGGGCTGGATTCGGGCGGTGAGCCTATTTCGTACGGTTCGACAACACATCGCCGTGGCCAAACGGTACACCACGCCGGTGCGAACGCGTACGGCCAGGAGAATGCCGGCGAACGAGGCACGTCGGGTGGAGCAAGTGGCACGCCAGATAGGACGGATGCGCGGGGAAGCAACGTACAGCAGGGTGGACGAGGTGCTGTCGCTTACGGTAACCGTGGTCGATCCGATCCGGGCCGTGGAGTTGGGGTCGTTCTGCAATCACCCGGTTATTCCATGGGCGGTTCATCCTACAGCCGCCAGGGAGATGATCCGCTAAGGACGTTACGGGCCCGTTACAACGAAGAG CGATATCACAACTCCGTCCCAGATCAGGGCTCCGAGATGGACGAGATACTGGGCATGAAGTGTAACTTCGAGACGGAATGTGCGTGGACGTGGGACGAAAATGATCAGCACGGTTTCCAGGTGGTGACCGGCATGAATCTAACCGAATCCAACCGGACCGGGCTGATGCCGGGCCCGGGTGCCGATCCGGCCCATAATGCTAACGGGCATTTTCTTCACCTGCGGCTCACGCAAGACAGTCAACCGCAAATACTCACCTCGCCCGTGTTTGGTGCGACAAAGGAGAACTGCTATCTGGAGGTGTTTACGCACCAAAGTGCGATGCATCACGGTAGCATACGTATCGTGATTGAGACGATCGGCAACCAGGAATCGAGCTGGGTACCGGCAGAAATCATGGGTAACGATCTGCGACGCTGGCAACTGAACACATTCCGCATCGATCGCATCTCGAAGGACTTCAAGGTGCTGTTTGAGGTGGTACCGAACAAGATCGGTGGACAGGCGCGTGGACACGTTAGCATCGATAATCTGCGTATGGTGCAATGTTTCCCGGACTCGATTAGCACCAACAACTGTAGCTACTCGCAGGTGCAATGCACGGCCAGCAAG GTTCCTGTATGCATCAAAACACCAAAGATCTGTGACATCACAGTAGATTGTGATGATAGCGAGGACGAGACATTAAATTGCG ACAAAATTCCATTCGGTGGTCGCTGTGATTTCGAGTTTGGTTGGTGTGGGTGGCAAAACTATGGCAACGTTATCCTGTCCTGGGCTAGACACACCGGTCCAACACCGACAGAGAAGACGGGCCCCGATATGGATCACACGCACGAGAACTCGAACGTAACCGGATATTACATGCTGGTTAATATGAATCAGCATGTGAATGATAGTGAGAAGCGAACACTCGTTGGATTGGCCAGTAATGCGATCATGAACAGTGTCGTCTTTAACCCTCCACCGTTGGTACATACGAATGCTAGCTCACCGTATAGGAACTCCTGTGTG GTCCGATTCTACGTCCATCAGTACGGCATGAACCCGGGTAGTATAAATTTGTCCAGCGTGGAGATCCGGGAGAAGGAAAACTTCACCACAACGCTCTGGTGGAGCTCGAAGAATCTCGGCGAAGATTGGGTACGGGTGGACATCATCTTACCAAACGTTACGACAAAGTACTATCTACAGTTCGAGGCTCGTATGGGAATGCGCATCTATTCCGATGTAGCGATCGACGATTTTTCGCTTAGCCCGGAGTGCTTCGGTTTGAATATACCGGCGGAACATCTACAAGGGTACAACTACTGGGATCCACGGATAGGTGGTGCCAAGCAACCGCACAAAGATTTCGCTGGAAAATCAT TCCTGGAACTCAACACTTGCGGTGCAAAGGGACAGTATGGACCGACACCGGCCGATTGTCTGTCGTCTTACAACAATACAGAAGCACTCAGTGCGGTGCACGTCATTGACAGCCATCCATTTAAAGGAATCCAGGCGTGGAAGGTTCCAAACGAAGGTTACTACAC GATTATTGCAAAAGGTGCTGGAGGTGGTCTTGGATCCGGAGGTGTTGGTTCTTCTCGCGGTGCGATGGTTCTGAGTGTGTTGGAACTGCACAAGGATGAGGAAATATACATCCTGGTAGGACAGAGTGGAGAGCACGCTTGTATCAAATCGATGGGCTATCGGGACGAATCGTGTGAGATGCGAAACAAGCAGCTTAACATGGACACGTGGATGCACTCGAAAACGCAGCAGGTGAAAAACACGATCATTGAGGAAGGTGCTGGTGGAGGCGGTGGTGGGACATATGTGTTTTTG TTGAACTCTGCCAACACAGCAGTCCCATTGCTAGTGgccggtggtggcggtggactCGGTGTCGGTCGTTATTTGGATGATGATATTCAGCATGGAAAAAAGTATCTGTCATACAAAAAGGACGTCTCGGGTACTGCACACGGAGAACTTAACCGGCAAGCCGGACCAGGAGGTGGTTGGCGTGCTCAGGCCGATATGGGACTGCAGGCACACTATGGCGCATCGCTACTGGAGGGTGGTCGAGGTGGAATGCCATGCTATACACAGCGAGGCACCCATGGACAGGGTgggtttggtggtggtggtggcggatgTGATactggaggtggtggtggtggctaCTCCGGTGGTGATACGATGATTAACTCTACCAACGGCGAAGGCGGGTCGTCCTTTATGGCATCCAAGCGTAATGTGCCAGAGCTGTCGATGGAGTTTTCCGGTGCGAACGGTGGTCACGGAGCCGTACTGATCATTCCCGCCATACAGGGCTGTGGGTGTGACTATCGTTGCGTGGCATTGGACGAATACCGGGCAACCGTGGGTTGCATCTGTCCCGACGGGTGGACACTAAAGCCGGATAATTATACAGCGTGTGAAT tGCCCACGGAAACCGTGGAAATGAAGTACCTAATTATGTTCTTTGTCGTCGTCGTGCTCGTACTCTGTGCCGCACTGGCTAGTCTCATACTGATACTTT ATAATCGTTACCAAAGAAAGCGTCAGGCTGCTCTGCGCCATAAGATGCTGCTGGAGCAGGACCTGCAGCTTAGCCGGCTGCGCAGTACAGCCGATGATTCGGCACTGACCAACTTCAATCCGAACTATGGTTGTGATGGCATACTGAATGGGAATGTGGATGTGAAGAGTCTGCCACAGGTAGCTCGTGAAAGTTTGCGTTTGGTGAA AGCTCTTGGACAGGGTGCTTTCGGTGAGGTGTACCAAGGTCTCTACCGTCATCGAGATGGTGACGCGGTGGAGATGCCCGTGGCAGTAAAAACATTGCCAGAGATGTCCACTGGTCAGGCGGAGTCTGATTTCTTGATGGAGGCGGCCATTATGGCAAAGTTTAATCATCCAAACATTGTGCATCTCATAGGTGTCTGTTTCGATCGCCATCCACG GTTCATTGTGCTAGAACTTTTGGCCGGAGGTGATCTGAAGAACTTCCTCCGGGAGGGTCGTAATAAACCG GAACGTCCATCGCCGCTCACGATGAAGGATCTGATCTTTTGTGCGCTAGACGTTGCCAAAGGCTGTCGGTACATGGAAAGCAAGCGTTTCATACATCGTGACATAGCTGCTCGGAACTGTCTGCTCAGCAGCAAAGGTCCTGGCCGCGTGGTGAAGATTGCTGACTTTGGTATGGCCCGTGACATCTACCGCTCGGATTACTACCGCAAGGGCGGTAAAGCGATGCTACCGATCAAGTGGATGCCACCGGAGGCGTTCCTCGATGGTATCTTTACCTCGAAGACAGACGTCTGGTCTTTCGGTGTGTTGCTATGGGAAGTGTTCAGCCTTGGTCTGATGCCCTACACCGGTTTACCGAACCGCGATGTGATGCAGCTGGTGACGGGCGGTGGACGGCTCGATGCACCGCAAGGTTGCCCGATGGCCGTGTACCGCATCATGGCCGACTGTTGGAATCCAACACCGGAGGAGCGGCCATCCTTCTCGAATCTGCTCGAACGGCTAACAACGTGTACGCAGGATCCAGAGGTGATGAATGCTCCGCTGCCGAGTTTCTTCCGACCACCATCAAATGAGCGTGATACGACGATAATGCGCCCACCCGGTAACGATGACTTCTGTCTACAGGTGCCCAACTCCTCCGACTATCTGATACCGCTACCGGGTCCACGTTCCGTTGCGGAGCGCCTGCTGAGTGAGGCGACCGGTGTCACTATTCCAGACACACTGATGACTTGTACGCCACCGAAGAACGCCTCACCGCGTATCGTTAACGGCCATACGGTGATGGTGTCGAATGCGCTGGTAGGACATGGTGCTCCTCAGCAACAACCACTTACAACCGTTACCGATGGCGCCTGCTGGGAAACGTCCTTTATTCGTAAGCACCCCGGACAGGCTTGTCCGGCCGGTGTTCCATTACCACCACCGCCGGTGCTAGATCCGGCCGAAGCAGTCCTTCCACCAAACGGTCCATCGATGGTTCCACCTGTGCCCGATGTTGCCGATAAGCTTATTTCCCTAGATACTCCACAACAGACACCGACGGCTATACAGCCGCCTATTTCGTTCAGTAATCCGGTGATCGGTGAACTTGGAGATGGATCACCACCGGGACAAACCAATGGTGGACCGATGACGAATGGTAACGGTCACAACCATGGTCCGCCGATGGTGGAATCACCGATGGAAACAGCGAAGTTGCTCAGTAGTATACCGCCACCAATAACGCTCGATCCGGCTGCGCTTAGTATGCAGCAGAACCATGTAGTCGGCACGTCCTATGCGAATATCCGTATGATGAGTAATGCGAACGGTAACGGAGCCAACCACAACCATagcaaccacaacaacaacaaccatggAGATCATGGTGTTATCGTGGATAAGCTTACCGGTACAGGTGGCATCGTGATGACGGGCTTAACCGGATACAGTAACGGTCCGACGGGTAATGGTGGCGTTAATGGTGGTAATGGTGGTGGCAATGGTGTTAATCATAGCACAAACGGTCACCATGGCCATGGCCACGGTGGTAATGGTAGTAATGGCGGAAGTGATAAAGGATCAATCGGTGCCGGTCAGGATCCTTCCCGACAGGCGGCACCCTTTACGATCCAAACGTTTAGTGAGCGTTACATCAGCCCGGAAAATCATTCCGAGATCAGCTGTTAA